One Psychrobacillus glaciei genomic region harbors:
- the thrS gene encoding threonine--tRNA ligase, whose translation MEEFTMSAKAEERVSHQKLGQKLELFMSSEEAPGMPFYLPKGMVLRNELESLWRMKHQKAGYQEIKTPIMMKQELWEKSGHWDHYHENMYFSDVDEQKYAIKPMSCPGAVLIFNSKKRSYRELPIRYAELGLVHRHELSGSLNGLLRVRAFTQDDAHLFVREEQIETEIDKVLDLVDEFYSEFGFSYRIELSTRPEDFMGAVEVWDQAELALESVLKKKQLDYQVNEGDGAFYGPKIDFHILDSLGRSWQCGTVQLDFQMPEKFKCQYIDEDNQLHQPIMIHRAIYGSIERFMAILLEHFQGSFPLWLAPVQVKILPIADAHVSYAVGVKQRLEQEGYRVEMDDRIEKIGLKIREAALQKHPYMLIIGDQEMEHGMVSVRKHKEGSIGEMDMDELIGYLNAEQRI comes from the coding sequence ATGGAGGAATTTACAATGTCAGCAAAAGCAGAAGAAAGAGTTAGTCATCAGAAATTAGGTCAAAAGTTAGAACTATTTATGTCTAGTGAAGAAGCGCCAGGCATGCCTTTTTATTTGCCAAAAGGTATGGTGTTGCGTAATGAGCTTGAAAGTTTATGGAGAATGAAGCATCAAAAGGCAGGATATCAAGAGATTAAAACTCCGATAATGATGAAACAAGAACTTTGGGAGAAGTCGGGACACTGGGATCATTATCATGAAAATATGTATTTTTCAGATGTAGATGAACAAAAATACGCGATTAAGCCAATGAGTTGCCCAGGAGCAGTACTTATTTTTAATAGCAAAAAAAGAAGCTACAGGGAGCTACCTATTCGTTATGCAGAGCTTGGATTAGTTCACCGTCATGAACTATCAGGATCATTAAATGGACTGTTACGGGTTCGAGCATTTACTCAAGATGATGCACATCTTTTTGTACGTGAGGAACAAATAGAAACTGAAATAGATAAAGTGTTGGATTTAGTGGATGAATTTTATTCAGAGTTTGGTTTTAGCTATAGAATAGAGCTTTCTACTCGTCCAGAAGATTTTATGGGTGCAGTAGAAGTTTGGGATCAAGCAGAGCTAGCGCTTGAATCAGTTTTAAAGAAAAAACAATTAGATTATCAAGTAAATGAAGGGGACGGGGCATTTTATGGTCCTAAAATCGATTTTCATATTTTAGATTCTCTTGGACGTAGTTGGCAATGTGGAACAGTGCAGCTTGATTTTCAAATGCCTGAAAAGTTCAAATGTCAATATATCGACGAGGACAATCAACTACATCAACCAATTATGATTCACCGTGCAATTTATGGATCCATCGAACGTTTTATGGCTATTCTTTTGGAACATTTTCAAGGAAGCTTTCCACTTTGGCTGGCACCTGTTCAAGTGAAAATTTTACCTATAGCAGATGCACATGTTTCGTATGCAGTAGGAGTAAAACAACGACTTGAACAAGAGGGATATCGCGTTGAAATGGATGACCGAATAGAGAAAATTGGTTTGAAAATACGCGAAGCCGCACTGCAAAAGCATCCGTATATGTTGATAATTGGAGACCAGGAAATGGAGCATGGTATGGTCTCTGTGAGAAAGCATAAAGAAGGAAGTATTGGAGAAATGGATATGGATGAATTGATTGGATATTTAAATGCTGAACAAAGAATTTAA
- a CDS encoding helix-hairpin-helix domain-containing protein — protein MTTKNDFQGILAKPGQRALAGVGIENFEQLSKFTKAEIMELHGIGKTGFKLLLQKKGCHSNRKINRNG, from the coding sequence ATGACGACTAAAAATGATTTTCAAGGAATACTAGCTAAGCCAGGGCAACGTGCACTTGCAGGAGTAGGAATTGAGAATTTTGAGCAATTGTCCAAGTTTACGAAAGCAGAGATTATGGAACTCCATGGTATTGGAAAAACCGGCTTCAAACTGCTCTTGCAGAAAAAGGGCTGTCATTCGAATAGAAAGATAAATAGAAACGGATGA
- the metG gene encoding methionine--tRNA ligase, giving the protein MSIFIGGAWPYANGSLHLGHIAALLPGDILARYYRLKGENVLYVSGSDCNGTPISIRAKQEGTTTKEIANRYHKEFQECFTNLGFTYDLYTRTDGEFHHRIVQKIFLTLLENGHIYKKEIDQTYCEYDNQFLPDRFVEGICPNCLHPSRGDQCDNCSTILDPLDLLDLKCKICGNEPIVKKTEHFYFALSQFQKELESYVHTAKRKHHWRENALNLSERYLHEGLIDRAASRDLPNGVGIPVIGYEDKKVYVWIEAVSGYYSASKEWASLQGTNDEAFWSENTTSYYVHGKDNIPFHTIIWPAILLGINNHSLPTHIVSNEYLTLEKKKLSTSKNWAVWVPYILEKYHPDSIRYFLTTNAPENRDADFSWREFILSHNSELLGAYGNFINRTLKFIEKSYGGIISSGVINIEIKEKMESLYDIVGGLIESGHFKQAIDQVFDFIRSANKYFDAEQPWKQINEEKDSCDNTLLTCVFIIANVSQILEPFLPFSSATVKETLNLEEHSWKVIQKKSYTLSCVSPLFERLDIDLIGEELTFLDTQVNNN; this is encoded by the coding sequence ATGAGTATTTTTATTGGAGGAGCTTGGCCTTATGCGAATGGCTCGTTACATTTAGGACATATAGCAGCTTTATTACCAGGGGATATATTGGCCAGATATTATCGTTTAAAAGGAGAAAATGTGTTATACGTTTCTGGAAGTGATTGCAATGGAACACCTATATCCATTCGGGCAAAACAGGAAGGTACAACAACTAAAGAAATAGCCAATCGTTATCATAAGGAATTTCAAGAATGTTTTACAAATCTAGGGTTCACTTATGATTTATACACACGAACAGACGGAGAATTTCATCATCGGATTGTCCAAAAAATATTTTTGACATTGCTCGAAAACGGTCATATTTATAAAAAGGAAATTGATCAAACATATTGTGAGTATGACAATCAATTTCTTCCGGATCGATTCGTGGAAGGTATTTGCCCGAATTGCTTACATCCTTCAAGAGGGGATCAATGTGATAATTGTTCAACCATTCTAGATCCATTAGACTTACTTGATCTAAAATGCAAAATATGCGGAAATGAACCAATAGTGAAAAAAACAGAGCATTTTTACTTTGCTTTAAGCCAATTTCAAAAAGAACTCGAATCGTATGTTCATACAGCAAAAAGGAAACATCACTGGAGAGAGAATGCACTAAATTTGTCTGAGAGATATCTTCATGAAGGACTCATTGACCGAGCGGCTTCTAGGGATTTGCCTAATGGTGTTGGTATACCTGTGATAGGTTATGAAGATAAAAAGGTATATGTTTGGATTGAAGCAGTTTCAGGTTATTATTCTGCAAGTAAGGAATGGGCATCTCTTCAGGGGACGAATGACGAAGCATTTTGGAGCGAAAATACGACTTCTTACTATGTGCATGGAAAAGACAATATTCCATTCCATACAATCATTTGGCCTGCGATATTATTAGGAATTAACAATCACTCCTTACCTACACATATTGTCTCTAATGAGTATTTAACATTGGAGAAAAAGAAACTTTCTACGAGTAAAAATTGGGCAGTTTGGGTGCCTTATATTTTAGAGAAGTATCATCCAGATTCAATCAGATACTTTTTAACGACGAATGCACCGGAAAACCGGGATGCGGATTTTTCTTGGAGGGAATTTATTTTAAGTCATAATTCAGAGTTACTTGGAGCGTATGGGAATTTCATCAATCGTACGTTGAAATTTATTGAAAAGTCATATGGTGGGATTATTTCGAGCGGAGTGATAAATATTGAAATAAAAGAAAAGATGGAGAGCCTGTATGACATAGTTGGAGGGTTAATTGAATCAGGACACTTTAAACAAGCGATAGATCAGGTCTTTGATTTTATACGATCTGCGAATAAATACTTTGATGCAGAGCAACCATGGAAACAAATTAACGAAGAAAAAGATTCATGTGATAATACTCTTCTTACTTGTGTTTTCATCATTGCAAATGTCTCACAAATACTAGAACCGTTTCTTCCATTCTCCAGTGCAACAGTAAAAGAAACGTTGAATCTAGAAGAACATAGTTGGAAAGTAATTCAGAAAAAAAGCTACACATTATCTTGTGTTTCCCCGTTATTTGAACGATTGGATATCGACTTGATTGGAGAAGAACTTACTTTTTTGGATACTCAAGTGAATAATAATTGA
- a CDS encoding response regulator transcription factor: protein MKLLIVEDDRLLAESVQDMVSEWYEVRMAHNGEDGLFMAEQNVDDIILLDVMMPGLNGYEVVEAIRKKGIMTPVLMLTAKDGISDKVKGFETGADDYLVKPFHRDELLVRLQSLVRRSNNQIKINTLTFEDLLLDLTNKQASINGEQIQLNGRQFDVLEFLVKNQGTIVTKEQLFDRVWGFDSETSQTVVEVYVSHVRKKLKPFGYDENFRTFRGLGYMLNKGAPHV, encoded by the coding sequence ATGAAGCTCTTGATAGTGGAGGATGATAGGCTCTTGGCTGAAAGTGTGCAGGATATGGTTAGTGAGTGGTACGAAGTCCGCATGGCGCATAACGGCGAAGATGGGTTATTTATGGCGGAGCAAAACGTTGATGATATTATACTTTTAGATGTCATGATGCCAGGTTTGAACGGTTATGAGGTTGTTGAAGCTATTCGTAAAAAAGGAATTATGACACCAGTTCTTATGCTAACTGCAAAGGATGGTATATCAGATAAAGTGAAAGGCTTTGAAACAGGAGCTGATGATTACTTAGTGAAGCCTTTCCATCGGGATGAACTACTGGTTCGATTGCAATCACTCGTTAGACGCTCCAATAATCAAATAAAGATTAATACATTAACTTTTGAGGATTTGCTGCTTGATTTAACAAATAAGCAGGCATCCATTAATGGTGAACAAATTCAATTGAATGGTCGCCAATTCGATGTATTAGAATTTCTTGTTAAAAATCAAGGAACAATCGTGACGAAAGAGCAACTTTTTGACCGTGTTTGGGGGTTTGACTCCGAAACTTCTCAAACAGTCGTAGAAGTATATGTGAGTCATGTTCGCAAGAAACTTAAACCATTTGGATATGATGAAAATTTCCGTACATTCCGCGGACTGGGCTATATGCTAAATAAGGGTGCTCCACATGTATAG
- a CDS encoding FAD-dependent oxidoreductase, producing MQYVIIGGDAAGMSAAMEIVRKDPTAQITTLEKGHIYSYGQCGLPYVVGKHVPSSEDVIARSVETFRSKYGIDAKTGYEVTNIDVANKTVSGNILQTKDTFEVNYDRLLIATGASPIIPKWDGSNLAGIHTIKTIPNTEEIIADLENAHQVTIIGGGYIGLEMAENFASLGKKVRIIQRGDQLAGIFDKDMATFIHKKAADHHVEVILNEEVKSFAGGKRVESVITNKGSYQTDLVLIAIGVKPKTEFLKDTGITTLPNGAIVVNARLETNVENIYAAGDCATHFHRIKQEDDYIPLGTTANKQGRLAGLNMMEDGREFKGIVGTSIMQFFDLSLGKTGLSEKEVEQLGIPYETLMQQATDIAGYFPGKKTMHIKLLYRKEDQSLLGGQIIGGNGVDKRIDVLATALYHQMTISELLDLDLAYAPPYNGVWDPLQQLAKRMERK from the coding sequence ATGCAGTACGTAATTATTGGTGGGGATGCGGCAGGAATGAGTGCAGCAATGGAAATTGTTCGAAAGGATCCGACTGCTCAAATTACTACACTCGAAAAAGGACATATATATTCGTATGGACAATGTGGTTTACCTTATGTAGTTGGAAAGCATGTTCCATCTTCTGAGGATGTTATTGCAAGAAGCGTCGAAACATTTCGAAGTAAGTATGGAATTGACGCAAAGACGGGATATGAAGTAACCAATATTGATGTAGCAAATAAAACAGTATCGGGAAACATCTTGCAAACAAAAGATACATTTGAAGTAAACTATGATCGACTACTTATAGCTACAGGAGCTAGTCCAATTATTCCTAAATGGGATGGAAGTAATTTAGCTGGAATTCATACGATTAAAACAATACCTAATACAGAAGAGATTATAGCTGATTTAGAAAATGCACATCAGGTGACGATTATCGGTGGAGGTTATATTGGTCTAGAAATGGCGGAGAACTTTGCAAGTCTAGGAAAGAAAGTGCGAATTATTCAACGCGGAGATCAATTAGCGGGCATTTTTGATAAAGACATGGCAACTTTTATTCACAAAAAAGCTGCTGACCACCATGTAGAGGTAATCTTGAATGAAGAAGTAAAATCGTTTGCTGGTGGGAAAAGAGTAGAGTCGGTCATAACGAACAAAGGAAGCTACCAAACCGATTTAGTGTTAATAGCAATAGGTGTAAAACCGAAAACAGAATTTTTAAAGGATACCGGAATTACTACACTACCTAATGGAGCAATCGTCGTTAATGCTCGTTTAGAAACAAATGTGGAAAATATCTATGCAGCAGGAGATTGTGCAACACATTTTCATCGAATAAAACAAGAAGATGATTACATCCCTCTTGGTACTACAGCTAACAAGCAAGGTCGTTTGGCTGGACTCAATATGATGGAAGATGGAAGAGAATTCAAAGGGATTGTTGGAACTTCCATTATGCAATTTTTTGATTTATCGCTTGGTAAAACTGGGCTTTCTGAAAAAGAAGTGGAGCAGCTTGGCATTCCGTACGAGACACTTATGCAGCAAGCAACCGATATTGCGGGTTATTTCCCCGGTAAGAAAACGATGCACATCAAATTACTCTATCGAAAAGAAGATCAATCACTACTAGGAGGCCAAATCATAGGTGGAAATGGAGTAGATAAACGAATTGATGTGTTAGCTACGGCACTTTACCATCAGATGACGATAAGTGAGTTATTAGATTTAGATCTTGCCTATGCACCACCATACAACGGGGTTTGGGATCCTTTACAACAATTGGCAAAGCGAATGGAAAGAAAATAA
- the fabI gene encoding enoyl-ACP reductase FabI — translation MKDLIQLKDKNIVVMGVANERSLAWGVAKSLFEVGANVIFTYRKERSLSKIEKALNDNNLEAKLVVECDVNSDESMKAAFELIGKEVGVIHGVVHSVAFANAEDLKNDFINTSREGYAFAQDTSAYSLIAAAREAAPFMTEGGSIVTMSYLGAERVLEGYNVMGIAKASLEASVKYLALDLGKNNIRVNAISAGAVRTLAAKGISSFNTILHKIEETSPLKRNVTAEEVGDMTVALLSNLSRGVTGEIVYVDSGYNIMG, via the coding sequence ATGAAAGATTTAATTCAATTAAAAGATAAAAATATAGTTGTAATGGGTGTTGCAAATGAACGTAGTCTTGCTTGGGGAGTGGCTAAATCACTATTTGAAGTTGGCGCAAACGTCATTTTCACTTATCGTAAAGAACGTTCTTTAAGTAAAATTGAAAAAGCTTTAAATGATAATAATTTGGAAGCAAAACTAGTAGTTGAGTGTGATGTTAATAGTGATGAAAGCATGAAAGCCGCTTTCGAATTGATTGGGAAAGAAGTAGGAGTAATCCACGGGGTTGTCCACTCGGTTGCTTTTGCAAATGCGGAAGACTTGAAGAATGATTTTATTAATACTTCTAGAGAAGGTTATGCGTTTGCACAAGACACGAGTGCGTATTCACTAATTGCTGCGGCTAGAGAAGCGGCTCCTTTCATGACTGAAGGTGGCTCTATTGTTACAATGAGTTATTTAGGAGCAGAGCGCGTGTTGGAAGGATATAACGTAATGGGAATTGCAAAAGCATCATTAGAGGCTTCTGTTAAATATTTGGCGTTAGATCTTGGGAAAAATAATATTCGTGTCAATGCTATCTCTGCTGGAGCTGTTCGTACACTAGCGGCAAAAGGAATCTCTTCTTTTAATACTATTTTGCATAAAATTGAAGAAACATCTCCTTTAAAACGCAATGTTACAGCAGAAGAAGTAGGAGATATGACAGTTGCACTGCTAAGTAATTTATCTAGAGGTGTAACAGGAGAAATCGTTTACGTGGATTCTGGATATAATATTATGGGCTAA
- a CDS encoding catalase: protein MSLDNKVNENSKNKQLEQFRVDDKDKAMTTNQGLKVSEDEFSLKAGERGPTLLEDFHLREKMTHFDHERIPERIVHARGYGAHGVFELYESMQDYTKAKFLQTTGVKTPVFVRFSTVAGSRGSGELARDARGFATKFYTEEGNYDLVGNNIPVFFIQDAIKFPDLVHALKPEPHNEIPQAATAHDTFWDFIANNQESAHMIMWAMSDRAIPRSFRMMEGFGVHTFRFINEEGKSHFVKFHWKPVLGVHSVVWDEAQKINGKNPDFHRQDLYEAIENGDYPEFELGVQLIEEKDEFQFDFDILDPTKLWPEEEVPVKIIGKMTLNRNVDNVFAETEQVAFHPGHVVPGIDFTNDPLLQGRLFSYTDTQLIRLGGPNFHELPINRPVCPFHNNQRDGYGRQTINVGQVSYHKNSLAGNTPTPVSEAEGGYASYQEKIEGRKIRVRSESFKDHFSQATLFWNSMSDLEKEHIVNAFSFELGKCKEISVRQQVLEMFAKVDLGLANRVAENLGLEVQGRNVSTNTKSSPALSQLNTIMTHSTRKIAVLATDGFDSELPAILDDLKAKCTQPEIVSDHQGFIKGDDGSKLPVDHTFLTADSVLFDAVYIACAQGEFSLYKKEASYFLKEAFAHYKPIASTFSGNQLIDELGLTGKIGVLMNEAGNNFIARFIELIAKHRFWDRAV, encoded by the coding sequence ATAAGCTTGGATAACAAGGTGAATGAAAACAGCAAAAATAAACAATTGGAACAGTTTCGCGTAGATGACAAAGATAAAGCAATGACCACAAACCAAGGGCTAAAAGTTTCGGAAGATGAATTTTCCTTAAAAGCTGGTGAACGTGGTCCTACATTACTAGAGGACTTTCATCTTCGAGAAAAAATGACTCACTTTGACCATGAGCGAATTCCAGAGCGAATTGTACACGCAAGAGGATATGGGGCGCATGGTGTTTTCGAATTATATGAATCAATGCAAGATTATACTAAAGCTAAATTCTTGCAAACAACCGGAGTAAAAACTCCTGTATTTGTAAGGTTTTCAACGGTAGCTGGGTCTCGAGGATCTGGTGAACTAGCAAGGGATGCTAGAGGTTTTGCTACTAAATTCTATACAGAAGAAGGAAATTACGACTTAGTAGGGAATAATATCCCTGTTTTTTTCATTCAAGACGCTATAAAGTTTCCCGATTTAGTGCATGCCTTGAAACCTGAACCACATAACGAAATACCACAAGCCGCAACAGCACATGATACTTTTTGGGATTTCATCGCAAACAATCAAGAAAGCGCACATATGATAATGTGGGCAATGTCTGACCGAGCAATTCCTCGAAGTTTTCGAATGATGGAAGGATTCGGAGTCCATACATTCCGGTTTATTAATGAAGAAGGAAAGTCTCATTTTGTAAAATTTCATTGGAAGCCAGTGCTAGGAGTCCACTCGGTTGTGTGGGATGAAGCCCAGAAAATAAATGGGAAAAATCCAGACTTCCATCGACAAGATCTTTATGAAGCTATTGAAAATGGGGATTATCCGGAGTTTGAATTAGGAGTTCAACTAATTGAAGAGAAAGATGAGTTCCAATTTGATTTTGACATTTTAGATCCAACAAAGCTATGGCCAGAGGAAGAAGTGCCGGTAAAAATTATTGGGAAAATGACATTGAACCGTAATGTAGATAATGTTTTTGCGGAAACGGAACAAGTTGCTTTCCATCCTGGACATGTTGTCCCTGGAATAGACTTTACAAATGATCCTCTCCTGCAAGGAAGACTGTTTTCTTACACAGACACACAATTAATCAGATTAGGAGGACCAAACTTCCACGAGCTTCCGATTAACCGACCTGTTTGTCCTTTCCATAACAATCAACGAGATGGGTATGGTAGACAAACGATTAATGTAGGGCAAGTAAGCTATCATAAAAACTCTCTTGCTGGTAATACTCCAACACCTGTAAGTGAGGCGGAGGGTGGTTATGCAAGCTACCAAGAAAAAATAGAAGGGCGTAAAATTCGTGTAAGAAGTGAAAGTTTTAAGGATCATTTTTCACAGGCAACATTATTTTGGAATAGTATGAGTGACCTCGAAAAAGAGCATATTGTAAATGCGTTCAGCTTCGAGCTAGGAAAATGTAAAGAAATATCTGTTCGCCAACAAGTGTTGGAAATGTTTGCAAAAGTTGATTTGGGATTAGCAAATCGAGTAGCTGAAAACCTAGGTTTAGAAGTGCAGGGAAGAAATGTATCAACGAACACTAAATCTTCTCCAGCACTTAGCCAGCTTAATACAATCATGACACATAGTACACGTAAAATTGCGGTTTTAGCTACTGATGGTTTTGATAGTGAACTTCCAGCCATTTTAGATGATTTAAAAGCGAAATGTACTCAGCCAGAAATTGTAAGTGATCATCAAGGATTTATTAAAGGGGATGATGGATCTAAGTTGCCGGTGGATCATACTTTCTTAACAGCCGACTCAGTTTTATTTGACGCAGTCTACATTGCATGTGCACAAGGCGAATTTTCCCTATATAAAAAAGAAGCATCTTACTTTCTTAAAGAAGCGTTTGCTCATTATAAGCCAATTGCCTCAACATTTAGCGGCAACCAACTTATAGATGAACTCGGTTTAACTGGAAAAATTGGCGTTTTAATGAATGAAGCAGGAAACAATTTTATTGCTCGTTTTATTGAGTTAATTGCTAAACACCGCTTTTGGGATCGTGCTGTATAA